TGGCCTGCCGAAGCCGCGTCTGCTTGAGGCCGTTCGGACCGGAACGCCTGGAATACAGACGGCCGTGATGCTGGCTTCAATTGAAGCGGAACTGCTGGAGTGGCCGCCGGATGCACTGATTACCTATGGCGATACCAACTCAACCATCGCATCCGCGCTTGCCGCCGCTAAACTGCATATCCCTGTCATTCACCTTGAGGCCGGTCTGCGCAGCTTCAACCGCATGATGCAGGAAGAGATCAATCGCGTTGTCACCGATCATGTCTCGGATCTGCTGCTTTGTCCTACGCATAACGCCGTGGAACAACTGAAGCGGGAAGGGCTTGGCCATCGCGCGGTATTTGTTGGCGACGTGATGCTGGATGCGATTGGCTGCTTCGGCGTTGTAGGGCAACTTTCGTCAGTACAACGCGATCTTGGTCTTGGCAGCCAGGAATACGCGCTGGTGACCATCCATCGTGCAGAGACAACCGATGATCCATCCCGACTTGCGGGAATCCTTGAAGCGCTGAAGAAGATCGATGTTCCCATCATCTTCCCGATGCATCCACGTTTACGCAAGCAGCTTGCGATGACCAACAACGCCGGCCTGTTTTTAGGGGAGCATGTGCA
Above is a genomic segment from Terriglobus tenax containing:
- the wecB gene encoding non-hydrolyzing UDP-N-acetylglucosamine 2-epimerase codes for the protein MKVLSVGGTRPQFVKMAVLVKAIDEYNRLHPGSIEHRLIHTGQHSDPMMSAVFFEELGLPKPRLLEAVRTGTPGIQTAVMLASIEAELLEWPPDALITYGDTNSTIASALAAAKLHIPVIHLEAGLRSFNRMMQEEINRVVTDHVSDLLLCPTHNAVEQLKREGLGHRAVFVGDVMLDAIGCFGVVGQLSSVQRDLGLGSQEYALVTIHRAETTDDPSRLAGILEALKKIDVPIIFPMHPRLRKQLAMTNNAGLFLGEHVHIVEPVGYLEMLALQQNARFIMTDSGGLQKEAYFMGVPCLTLRNETEWIETLHGGWNLLVGNETQTILDAARRLVQYGRGSTSEPRKLVEFGEGKAGERSVDRILEMVRAA